GGGCCATCCCTGGCCCATCGCTGCTCTCGCGGCATCCATGCCGCTCACTCCCTGAAACTCCGATACCACTCGGCCTCCTGAAGGGGCGCCCGGAGTGTGCGGATGTTTCTCTGGAAGTCTTATAGAGCCAAAGCGGAGCTGCGCTCCCGTAGGAGAGACAGGGGCGCCTAGCCCTTGTCCGCGACAGCCCGTGCGGATGAATTCATTTTCACAGGGGAACACCGGTGCTTTGCGCCCGCGTAGGAGCGGACTCCGTCCACGATCAGCCAGCAAAGCCGGCGTCAGCCCATCACCGCCAGGACACCACCAAACACCGGCATCGCCGCCGCCACTGGCAACGCCCAACGGGGCCGCCAGGCCAGCAGCAGAACCAGCGCGGCACCCGCTATCATCAACAGGCACGCCCAGTAGACGACACCCAGCTCGATCCCCATGCGATGGATCGCAAAGGCCAACGCCAACGCACCATCCACCAGTGCGACGGCACGCAACAGCCGCACCCGCAACGCCGACGGCGCACCGCCAAACAGATCCCGATGA
The Pseudomonas triclosanedens DNA segment above includes these coding regions:
- a CDS encoding DUF3325 domain-containing protein, translated to MLLVFGLNLLALAAACLSLARHHRDLFGGAPSALRVRLLRAVALVDGALALAFAIHRMGIELGVVYWACLLMIAGAALVLLLAWRPRWALPVAAAMPVFGGVLAVMG